In Branchiostoma floridae strain S238N-H82 unplaced genomic scaffold, Bfl_VNyyK Sc7u5tJ_1441, whole genome shotgun sequence, the following are encoded in one genomic region:
- the LOC118407733 gene encoding UDP-glucuronosyltransferase 2C1-like has product MDVRSKSSTVLLFFLGLLVRHIISGENVLLVPTPCAESHWFTLANIGQALVRRGHVVTVVVPEDIAEKRRAGRPEFKFETFREQGTFVSLKEAEDNHHSNTKSGTSILQYAQGFINVTNVITKHCDLLLGDIDLMSRLKAAQHRLVVYDSCIPVGAILAAHKDVQVPSIAMLRGDHYFLDIKATGVPLPLSYVPFVGFDFTDHMTFVQRIQNVVFYTLLPMLGRWLASNTYDGLVSKYVGKNETIQSVVSNTDLWLYQTDHVLDFPGPSMPNMVRIGGLHVGAATPLPKELEVFVHSAGEEGVIVVSLGSIIKTMSSEKRQVFAAAFARLRQKVVWRYTGEKPAGLGNNTKLVAWLPQNDLLGHPRTRAFITHAGIRGVYEALHHGVPMVCLPLFSDQPGNAARVVARGLGVKLNLRTVTTDQLYKAIIHILTNSSYRETAARLSRLYRDQPQSPMERAVWWIEHVIKHGKLPHLRARAVELPWYQYYLLDVTAFLLAVCAAVLGTVWYGCSFVCGKITCKTGVKLKHQ; this is encoded by the exons ATGGACGTTAGATCAAAGTCTTCGACTGTCCTGCTCTTTTTTCTCGGTCTTCTGGTTAGGCACATCATCAGTGGAGAGAACGTTCTGTTAGTTCCTACACCATGTGCTGAGAGCCACTGGTTCACGTTAGCGAACATCGGACAGGCTTTAGTACGCAGGGGCCATGTCGTCACGGTCGTTGTACCAGAAGACATAGCCGAGAAACGACGAGCGGGAAGGCCTGAATTCAAGTTTGAGACGTTCCGTGAGCAAGGAACATTTGTATCATTGAAGGAAGCTGAGGACAATCATCATTCAAATACAAAGTCAGGGACGTCGATCCTCCAGTATGCACAAGGGTTTATTAATGTAACTAACGTAATAACCAAACACTGTGACCTGCTACTGGGGGACATTGACCTGATGAGTCGGCTGAAGGCAGCACAGCACCGTCTTGTCGTTTATGACTCCTGTATTCCAGTCGGCGCCATACTTGCAGCACATAAGGACGTCCAGGTCCCTTCTATCGCCATGTTGCGTGGTGATCATTATTTCCTTGACATCAAAGCCACAGGTGTCCCGCTCCCTTTGTCATATGTGCCGTTTGTGGGCTTTGATTTTACCGACCACATGACCTTTGTACAGCGAATACAGAATGTTGTTTTCTACACTCTGCTACCCATGTTGGGGCGTTGGCTTGCGAGTAACACGTATGACGGACTGGTCAGTAAGTACGTAGGTAAAAACGAGACTATCCAGAGCGTCGTGTCTAATACCGACCTGTGGCTGTATCAAACAGACCATGTTCTGGATTTCCCCGGTCCCTCCATGCCCAACATGGTTCGAATCGGCGGGTTACATGTAGGAGCAGCCACTCCTCTCCCTAAG GAATTAGAAGTCTTCGTTCATAGTGCGGGAGAAGAAGGGGTGATTGTTGTCAGCCTTGGATCAATCATTAAAACCATGTCGTCGGAGAAGAGACAAGTTTTTGCTGCAGCCTTTGCCCGACTCCGACAGAAGGTGGTGTGGCGGTACACGGGGGAGAAGCCGGCTGGTTTGGGTAACAACACCAAGCTGGTTGCCTGGCTGCCTCAAAACGACCTACTAG GCCACCCCAGAACCAGAGCCTTTATCACACACGCTGGGATTAGAGGTGTGTACGAGGCCTTACATCACGGTGTCCCCATGGTCTGTCTGCCGCTGTTTTCGGATCAACCCGGCAACGCCGCTCGAGTCGTGGCCAGGGGACTGGGGGTGAAGCTGAACCTCAGGACAGTCACTACTGACCAGTTATACAAGGCCATTATCCATATTCTTACCAACAGCAG CTACCGTGAGACTGCAGCCCGCCTGTCCCGTCTGTACCGTGACCAGCCTCAGTCACCCATGGAGCGGGCCGTCTGGTGGATagaacacgtcatcaaacatggcAAACTGCCTCATCTTCGCGCACGCGCAGTTGAGCTGCCGTGGTACCAGTACTACCTGCTGGACGTGACTGCGTTCCTGCTAGCCGTCTGTGCAGCTGTGCTGGGTACCGTGTGGTATGGCTGTTCGTTCGTCTGTGGAAAGATTACCTGTAAAACTGGAGTCAAGCTTAAGCAtcaataa
- the LOC118407734 gene encoding cytochrome P450 2U1-like, which translates to MAVGKRFEYGDPKFGRLQLLAERINVTFYKLYIVNCFPVLRFFPGFRKMYNELMDRTAELYSYIREYISQHGNTAPDDIRDFIDAFNKTKQDNPGFLPDMTLTYLIADLFSAGTETSSLTLCWGFLYLTAYPDVQEKVQAELDRVVGRDRPPAFSDRVNLPYTEATIMEIQRIATIIPLLPHRTSDDTTLLGYDIPAGTNVFVNLWDLHMDPSRWPDPHRFDPARFLGENGRLRTHDAFMPFSTGYRRCWGEQMGKMELFLFLANTLQQFTLKLPEGAEPDFHGISTAFIYPRPFSLIVTKRE; encoded by the exons ATGGCGGTAGGGAAGAGGTTTGAGTACGGAGACCCGAAATTTGGTCGTTTGCAACTACTTGCTGAACGGATCAATGTGACATTCTATAAACTATACATCGTAAACTGTTTCCCTGTGCTCCGCTTCTTTCCGGGCTTCAGGAAAATGTACAACGAATTGATGGATCGGACAGCAGAACTGTACAGCTACATCCGAGAGTACATCAGTCAGCACGGAAACACAGCACCGGATGACATCCGGGACTTTATCGACGCCttcaacaagacaaaacagGACAATCCAGGCTTCCTGCCCGACATGACTCTGACGTACTTAATCGCTGATTTGTTTTCCGCGGGAACAGAAACCTCTTCCCTTACCTTATGCTGGGGTTTCCTGTACCTCACGGCGTATCCTGACGTGCAGGAGAAGGTTCAAGCCGAGCTGGACAGGGTTGTGGGGCGGGATCGTCCTCCAGCCTTCAGCGACAGGGTCAACCTGCCGTACACGGAGGCCACCATCATGGAGATCCAGCGCATCGCCACTATCATCCCACTCCTCCCACATCGCACCTCCGACGACACTACTCTGCTCGGGTACGACATTCCTGCAGGTACAAACGTGTTCGTCAACCTGTGGGACCTCCACATGGACCCGAGCCGCTGGCCGGACCCACACAGGTTCGACCCCGCCAGGTTCCTGGGCGAGAACGGACGGCTACGGACACACGACGCCTTCATGCCGTTTTCAACAG GATATCGCAGGTGTTGGGGTGAGCAGATGGGGAAGATGGAGTTATTCTTGTTCCTCGCCAACACCCTACAACAGTTCACCCTGAAGTTACCGGAGGGTGCAGAGCCTGATTTCCACGGCATCAGCACTGCCTTTATTTACCCTCGTCCATTCAGCCTTATTGTAACTAAACGGGAgtag